ACGATGACGGGCGGCGATGTCAAGGAATACCAGCCAGGCACTGTCTCGCCCAGCCCGCGCTCCAGATAGACCATGCCATTGTCACCGAATTCGGTGCAGAGGCGGCCGGTCTCGGCATCGATTGCAATGAGGCGCCCATCCAGTGTCCCCCAGATGATCCGGGTCGCGCAGGCATCGTAGGGGTGTGCATCCGGGACGTCGAAATAGGCTACGCCCCGGCACGTTGCGCCATAGGGGATTGCGTCTGCAGGAACCATGGGATCATAGCGCCATTCTTCCTTGCCCGATCCCGCATCAATGGCAATGATCTTGCCCATTGGCGTGCAGGTGAAGAGCTTCTCGCCGATCTTCAGCGGCGTGTTCTCAGGCGAATACTTGCCCTCCGCCTCTGACGATGGCAGGTCGCCGGTGTTGAACTCCCAGATCCGTTCGAGCTGGTCGACGTTGTCCGGCGTGATCTGGGTCAGCGGCGAATACTTGGTTCCGTGAATGTTGCCGCCCCAGGCCGGCCAGTCGGCACCGGTTTCGCGCATGGCAAGTGCGGACCGATCCTCTTCTGCGGATTGACCCTCCGGCGCGGGATCGTGGGGAACCTCCGGATTGATGACGACGTCGCTTTCGCTACCTGCCGATGGCTCCTGAGCGGAGTTCCGATCGGTGAGGGGTGCGGTAGGCGCGGCCGGGGCAATGCTACTGCCATCGGCCGGTGGTTGCACCGGCGCCTGCGCGGCAGGGTCGGCCGGTCCCTCTTGTGTATCGGCCTGAGCAAAGACGGAGGCGGGCCGAAGCCAGGGCGCGGATGTTACGCCGATCCCCAAGGCTGCCAGGACGGCCATTGCGGTCGCCAGTCCTCGTTGACGGGTGCTGTGTTGCGGGTCGCTACGGCGCAGGGACGGTATGGCTATGAGAACCAGCAACAGAATGACCGTCGGTGCAACCACTCGGGGTACGAGCGGCCACCCTTGAAGCCCGACCTCCCAAAGGGCCCAGATGAGCGTGAACACATAGGTGGCCCCATAGGCGAGCACACCCAAGTATCGACCTGTCACCATCAAGATACCCGAGAATAGAAGCCCGATACCGGCGGCCGCGTAATACCACGAACCGCCCAGCGTAATCAGCCAGATGCCGCCAATGCCGATGACAAGGCCAAGCAGGACCAGGAGAAGTCCCAGCAGGAACGCGTACCAGCCAGGCGCTTGACGAGGAGTTGTGCGGGGGGACGTGTGATTGGTCATCAGCCGTATGCCTCCTGAGGTTGATGTCGCAGCCGTGAGCTCAACAAGGCGAAAAAACGATTGTTCCTGTACGGCCGTCGAAAGTTCCAGAAGTGAAGAAACCAGTGCGTCAGCCGGATTGGCAATGAATGGTGGTAGATCCGCGTGAACCAAAAGCGGTGTATTGCTTCGCCGCTGATCTCGCCTCGCCTGTGCTATTATCCTGTCTGGTCAAGTGCGCGTCCCTTGATCTGCGACGCTTCGCTTTCTGCATTTAAGGCGGTCGTACTGAACAAGGCACATGGTCCGAGCCGCAGTCACGGCTGACATTCTTGTGATGCTGACCCCGAGGCCGGCGGTGGCTGCTGTCCTAAAGATCAGACTATCACCGTAACGTGTCCTGCGGGACGGAGATGGATCGCGCAAGCGGACGCTGAGAATACCAGGCAGAGACTGCTGCAATCTGTTCGTCCGTCATGTTCCGAGCAATCTGGTCCATGATGTGGGCATAGGCCGTTCCGCCTCGCTCGCCCTCCTGCCAAAGCTGAAGATGCCGGGAAAGATACCATTCTGGCTGGCCTGCCAAGTACGGATAAAACGGATTGCCGCCCTGTGGCTCAGATGCATGACAGCTTTGGCAGGCGGGAATCTTTCTTGGTCCGATGCCCTCGACGGCGATGCGTCTTCCTAGCTCCAGCAGCTCCTCGCGGCGGGACGGCGGTCCGGCGCTCGCGGCCGTTGGGACGGCCGCGTAGGATAGACTCCCCTCGCCTTCCAGGACGCCGGCCTCGTCCTGCCGGGAAAAGGGCAGTGTGGCGACGCCTACGCTGTTGCCCGGACCCGGATCTGCAAATGGAACCTCTCTTGCTGGCGCGACGATGTTCTGGGACCGCGAGGTTCCCGGAACCGCAGCCTGCGCTGCCGGTTGTTCTGAGTAGTAGCGGGCCAATGCCTCAAGAATCTCTGGAGCGTACCTTCGTGCGGGCGGCTCCATGAAGCCGCTCTGTCTCTCTCCGTGCGCGAATGCCTGAAGCGTCGCATACGGTGGCGTCGCCTTAACCTGACGTAGGACGCAATCATTTCTTTGTCCTGAATTTCAGGCTTGGATCGGCAACGCGATCTCACGCCAGGTGGCGCTGGCGAGGGCGCGGAGTTGGCGATGATCAGCGGCATTCAGGTGTTTTCGATGAAGTTGGAAAAGATTGGCAATTTGGCCGTGGGTTGAGACGAAACGTTGGCATTGACCTGCCGACTTGAACCGCATCATGCGTCGCTCTCGTCGTCGAACGGGAAGGTGAGAATTTTCTGCGAGGTTGTTGAGCCCTTTGTGCGAACGGTGTTCGATCCCCAGCATGATCTCTCGCTTTGCGGCGGAATAAGAACGCAGCTTGTCTGTCACCATCACGCGCGGCGCAACAACTTGGCTCTTCAACAATTTGCGCATCAGCCGAAGAGCGGCTCCCTTGTTTCTGCGGCTTTGCAGCAGAGCATCGAGAACGTAGCCGTTGGCATCGACGGCGCGCCACAGCCAGTATTTCTTGCCCTTGATCGATACGACCATCTCATCGAGATGCCATTTGTCTGCGAAGTTGCCGATCGACCGCCGCTTGAGTTGGTGGGCGAATTTCAGGCCAAACTTAGTCGTCCAATCTGAGACGGTCTGAAACGAGACGGCAATGCCGCGCTCGGCAAGCAGGTCTTCGATATCGCGCAGGCTCAGCGGGAACCGGTAATACAGCCATACCGCATGCGCGATGATCTCGGCTGGAAAGCGGTGGCGTTTGTATCGGGCGGACGCATCGTCAGTCATGCCGATAGACTATTGCCTCGATCCGCACCAGCCGGTTAAGGCGACGCCTCCGCTCGGCGGGATCCTTGGATATGAGCGGGAACTGAAGGGAAGAAGCGCTGGCGTGCGGACGCACATGCTGGTGGCCGTCGGTGCAGCACTTTTCGTACTAGGTCCGTTGCAAAGCGGAATGGAGATTGGAGATCTATCCCGCGTGCTGCAGGGCATTGTACAAGGGATCGGCTTTCTCGGTGCGGGCGCGATCATGGTTCGTGCAGCGCGGCGGGAGGTCGAGGGTTTGACGACGGCAGCGAACATCTGGGCGACGGCAGGAATTGGAGTGATAGCGGGCCTGGGATTGGAAGCAACCGCCGTCCTGTCAACCTTCGTGGTCTTGATCATTCTCGCGGCAGTACCCGCTATGCTTCCAAAGCTGTCCGCGAAGAAATCAGGCCCGAACGAGTCTGATCCAAGTTGAGCAGATACATCGTCCCGATATCGCACTCCGTCAGCTAGGACCTCGAAGCCGGATTAGGTGCTTCGAAAGCAAATTCCTCCCGCTTCACCATTCAAGGTCGCCTGTGACATCTCCGGGGGAGGGATGCTTTAGTCCTTCAGAACGCCCATGACTATGAGTCCTGCCGCAGTCACGAGGGCGCCGAGGATGACCGGGGGAGCAGCCCACCCGTGCCCCAGAAGCCCCTCAAGCACGATAACGAAGCTGGGCGTCAGATATCCATAACCAAGGACTTTGGCAGCCGGTAGACGCATGGACGCGTACTGAAGCAGTAAGAAGGTAAAGGCGGTCGTGACGATGGAAAGGTAGGCAAGGGTGGCCCAGACCGACAGTGGCAACGCTGTAAACTCCAGCGAGACCAGCTCGCGTGCACCCGTCGGCACCAGCCATGGCACCGTGAACACGATGATCCAAAAACCGAACAATACGGGGTTCTCCCCCCGGGATAGTTTTCTCAGCTGTCGCGTGGCACTTAATCGGGTTCTTCCTCACTTTGTGTGGTTCATTCGCCGTTAGCGAGGTTTTGGCTATGGGCGGGCATGCGAACGAAATCGAAATGGTCGCCCGGCCCAGGGGTCAAAGTACTGGGTGTCGCGCTCACCGTTGATGACGGTTGGGTTGTTTCCGCAGCTGGATCCAAGATCGGAATTTGCCCCGATTGTGGATGTCGAAGCCGAAGTCGGCATGGCTGGTCCTGCCGCAGCCTCCAGGATCTGCCAGTCCAGGGCAAGCCCGTCACAGTGAAGCTCCTGCTGAGCCGCTGGCGATGTGCACATGGGGAATGCGCACGACGAACGTTCACCGACCGTCTTCCGACGGTAGCTGATCCATACGCGCGTCGGACGAGAAGGGTCGGAGAGATTGTCGGGCTGCTCGGGCATAGCACTGGCGGCCGTCCTGGCGAGCGGTTGATGCAGCGGCTCGGCATACCGGTCAGCGACGACACCATCCTGCGGCAACTGAAACGGGATGCTGCAGTTGCCCAACGCAATTCCAAGATACGTGTAGTCGGTATCGATGATTGGAGTTGGCGGCGCGCGACGAGCTATGGGACCATCATGGTCGACCTCGAGCGCCGCTCGGTCATTGACATACTGGATGACCGTAGCGTCGAGAATGCGGCCAAGTGGCTTCGGAGTCATCCTTCCATCGAGATTGTCAGCCGCGACCGCTGCGGCCTGTATGCGCAGGCCACCCGTGAAGGCGCACCGCAGGCCCGGCAGGTTGCCGATCGGTTTCATCTGGTCCAGAACCTTCGTTCGGCCATCGAAGAACAGATGAACCTTTCTGGGCGTGCCACCGGCAGGGCCATTCTTTCGGAGGACGCAATTGTTGACGCTGCGACACATCGCCGGCGCGCCCGTCTCGCGCATAGGCAATCTCGCCAGGAGATATTCGACATGCTCCATGCCTTGCGCCAGCAAGGGCTGTCCTACAGCGAGATCGCCAGACGGACCGGCTATGAGCGTCGCAGCATAACGAAGTGGCTCAAGTTCGAAGCTCCACCAGACAGGCGACGAGCAGCACTGAACCCCACATCACCATGGTATTTCGAAGCCTTCCTTGCCCAATGCTGGAGGGATGGGAACCGGCGTGGACGGCATCTGTTTCATGACGTCAAGCAGCGCGGCTACACCGGCAGCTTCTCCAATCTGGAGCGGTTGCTCGGAGCTTGGCGGCGGGCCGAAAGGCGACAGGCCGATGATGTACCGCCCGCCG
This Pseudorhizobium banfieldiae DNA region includes the following protein-coding sequences:
- a CDS encoding c-type cytochrome gives rise to the protein MEPPARRYAPEILEALARYYSEQPAAQAAVPGTSRSQNIVAPAREVPFADPGPGNSVGVATLPFSRQDEAGVLEGEGSLSYAAVPTAASAGPPSRREELLELGRRIAVEGIGPRKIPACQSCHASEPQGGNPFYPYLAGQPEWYLSRHLQLWQEGERGGTAYAHIMDQIARNMTDEQIAAVSAWYSQRPLARSISVPQDTLR
- a CDS encoding IS6-like element ISRsp9 family transposase, with amino-acid sequence MTDDASARYKRHRFPAEIIAHAVWLYYRFPLSLRDIEDLLAERGIAVSFQTVSDWTTKFGLKFAHQLKRRSIGNFADKWHLDEMVVSIKGKKYWLWRAVDANGYVLDALLQSRRNKGAALRLMRKLLKSQVVAPRVMVTDKLRSYSAAKREIMLGIEHRSHKGLNNLAENSHLPVRRRERRMMRFKSAGQCQRFVSTHGQIANLFQLHRKHLNAADHRQLRALASATWREIALPIQA
- a CDS encoding MgtC/SapB family protein encodes the protein MPIDYCLDPHQPVKATPPLGGILGYERELKGRSAGVRTHMLVAVGAALFVLGPLQSGMEIGDLSRVLQGIVQGIGFLGAGAIMVRAARREVEGLTTAANIWATAGIGVIAGLGLEATAVLSTFVVLIILAAVPAMLPKLSAKKSGPNESDPS
- a CDS encoding EamA family transporter, producing MRKLSRGENPVLFGFWIIVFTVPWLVPTGARELVSLEFTALPLSVWATLAYLSIVTTAFTFLLLQYASMRLPAAKVLGYGYLTPSFVIVLEGLLGHGWAAPPVILGALVTAAGLIVMGVLKD
- a CDS encoding ISL3 family transposase, giving the protein MRTKSKWSPGPGVKVLGVALTVDDGWVVSAAGSKIGICPDCGCRSRSRHGWSCRSLQDLPVQGKPVTVKLLLSRWRCAHGECARRTFTDRLPTVADPYARRTRRVGEIVGLLGHSTGGRPGERLMQRLGIPVSDDTILRQLKRDAAVAQRNSKIRVVGIDDWSWRRATSYGTIMVDLERRSVIDILDDRSVENAAKWLRSHPSIEIVSRDRCGLYAQATREGAPQARQVADRFHLVQNLRSAIEEQMNLSGRATGRAILSEDAIVDAATHRRRARLAHRQSRQEIFDMLHALRQQGLSYSEIARRTGYERRSITKWLKFEAPPDRRRAALNPTSPWYFEAFLAQCWRDGNRRGRHLFHDVKQRGYTGSFSNLERLLGAWRRAERRQADDVPPAALKSEPVRDPETGHAISPVVAAALCIKPRGLLTDRQARKVDALKQGSEAFAEMRRLAMRFNGILRGKRSAPLDAWIDDAIDSDLIPIMRFARVLRRDIHAVNNAIELPWSNGQAEGQINRLKTLKRAMYGRAGPELLKARMLPRLHTK